From Deltaproteobacteria bacterium, a single genomic window includes:
- a CDS encoding Uxx-star family glutaredoxin-like (seleno)protein gives MPDKVLIFGHDFUHYTSSARADYSDRNFTVEYINVLQDEDGLQRMLALNDGNRDIPVIVEEDRVTVGFGGS, from the coding sequence ATGCCGGACAAGGTGTTGATCTTCGGACACGACTTCTGACACTACACGTCGAGTGCCCGTGCGGACTACTCGGACCGAAACTTCACCGTCGAGTACATCAACGTCCTGCAAGACGAGGACGGGCTTCAGCGCATGCTCGCCCTGAACGACGGCAACCGTGACATACCGGTGATCGTGGAAGAAGACAGGGTCACCGTCGGGTTCGGTGGAAGCTGA